One Proteinivorax tanatarense DNA segment encodes these proteins:
- a CDS encoding CoA-disulfide reductase yields the protein MKLVVIGGVAAGLSAASKSKREDPKIDVEVYTAEQHISYAACGLPYYIQGLIDDSSELIARTQKQLAKNGVNVTTSTLVERIEPKEKKIVVKHLSTGERRTTSYDKLVIATGASPIVPPIEGRELDNIFTVKNIPDADQIKKQIPKAKKVVIVGGGYIGLEMVDAFFAHDMEITIVEMAPQLMGNIDSDMAEVVLKSLKEKGIKVCLSEKVESFEGRGKVEKIVTDKGSHKADMVIMAIGVAPNSWLAKDAQIQLGVKNAIKTNRKMETSEKDIYAAGDCTTAYHLLYEDYVYIPLGTTANKQGRLAGENIAGLDSEFQGIIGTGIMKVLDLEVGRTGLSSKEAKKLGKKFYETTISIPNIAGYYPGHGKGKMKLIVEKGSGTILGAQIIGPKGTAKRIDTVAACIQNNNNIWDMAKLDLAYAPPFSSVWDPVIMAANVAIKNFEK from the coding sequence ATGAAACTTGTTGTAATTGGAGGAGTGGCTGCAGGATTATCAGCAGCTAGCAAGTCTAAAAGAGAAGACCCTAAAATTGATGTAGAAGTTTATACAGCGGAGCAGCATATATCTTATGCTGCATGTGGGCTACCTTATTATATTCAAGGGTTAATTGATGATTCTAGCGAACTTATAGCACGAACACAAAAACAGTTGGCTAAAAATGGTGTTAACGTTACCACAAGCACATTAGTAGAAAGAATTGAGCCTAAAGAAAAGAAAATAGTTGTTAAACACTTATCAACTGGTGAAAGAAGAACAACAAGTTATGATAAGCTTGTTATCGCTACTGGAGCCAGTCCAATTGTACCTCCTATAGAAGGAAGAGAGTTAGATAATATTTTTACAGTAAAGAATATTCCAGATGCTGATCAAATAAAAAAACAGATTCCAAAGGCTAAAAAAGTTGTAATTGTGGGTGGGGGTTATATAGGACTGGAGATGGTAGATGCATTTTTTGCCCATGATATGGAAATTACTATAGTGGAAATGGCACCTCAGTTAATGGGTAATATTGATAGTGATATGGCAGAGGTCGTTTTAAAGAGTTTGAAGGAAAAAGGGATTAAAGTTTGTTTAAGTGAAAAGGTAGAGAGTTTTGAAGGAAGAGGAAAAGTTGAAAAGATTGTAACCGACAAAGGCTCTCATAAAGCAGATATGGTTATTATGGCTATAGGAGTTGCTCCAAATAGCTGGTTAGCTAAAGATGCTCAAATTCAGCTGGGTGTGAAAAACGCTATTAAAACAAATAGAAAAATGGAGACCAGTGAAAAAGATATTTATGCAGCAGGTGACTGCACCACTGCTTATCATCTTCTTTATGAAGACTATGTATATATTCCCCTTGGGACAACGGCAAATAAACAAGGAAGGTTAGCGGGGGAAAATATAGCTGGGCTAGATTCAGAATTTCAAGGAATCATTGGAACGGGTATTATGAAGGTGCTTGACTTAGAAGTAGGGAGGACTGGTCTTAGTTCTAAAGAAGCAAAGAAATTAGGAAAAAAGTTTTATGAAACTACTATATCAATACCAAACATAGCAGGATATTATCCTGGGCATGGTAAGGGGAAAATGAAGCTGATAGTAGAAAAAGGTAGTGGGACAATATTGGGAGCTCAAATTATAGGCCCTAAAGGCACGGCAAAAAGAATAGACACAGTGGCAGCATGTATCCAAAATAACAATAATATCTGGGATATGGCAAAGCTAGACCTTGCATATGCTCCACCTTTTAGCTCAGTTTGGGATCCGGTGATAATGGCAGCAAACGTGGCTATTAAAAATTTTGAAAAGTAA
- a CDS encoding helical backbone metal receptor, protein MKIVSLVPSATESIYFLGLEDYLVGVTAYCNYPAAAKSKEKVGSFASPDLKKILDHKPNIVYVSYNLHKEVIKQLKRRSIKVVNATPSTVEDIFTVLDSIAEACQSHEANILISKLRGQMQITIGESKIKDVRTVRLMYKSKDVFLTPGYGSYQFDVLKILGAKQMIFDNDNSYCQIKLKEIKKFNPEVILLCGMNEEKSNSARCEKCRLVGTTICHKSACNLVNQELVEVEAVKNDRVYPIHCSSMCRPGPRLIESLPMLSNLINSKG, encoded by the coding sequence ATGAAAATAGTGTCATTAGTACCATCAGCCACTGAATCCATATATTTTTTGGGCTTAGAAGACTATTTAGTAGGGGTAACTGCATATTGCAATTACCCAGCTGCGGCAAAAAGTAAAGAAAAAGTGGGCTCCTTTGCAAGCCCTGACTTAAAGAAGATTTTGGATCACAAACCTAATATAGTTTATGTAAGCTATAACTTACATAAAGAAGTTATTAAACAACTAAAAAGAAGATCTATAAAAGTTGTTAATGCTACACCTAGTACTGTTGAAGATATATTTACTGTTTTAGATAGTATAGCTGAAGCTTGCCAAAGTCATGAGGCTAATATTTTGATTTCAAAATTAAGAGGTCAAATGCAAATAACAATTGGAGAAAGTAAAATAAAGGATGTCAGAACTGTACGGTTAATGTATAAAAGTAAAGACGTTTTTTTAACACCTGGCTATGGTTCGTATCAGTTTGATGTATTGAAGATTCTTGGCGCTAAACAAATGATTTTTGATAATGACAACTCATATTGCCAAATTAAATTAAAAGAAATTAAAAAATTTAATCCTGAAGTTATTTTGCTTTGTGGAATGAATGAAGAAAAAAGCAACTCAGCTAGATGTGAAAAATGCAGGTTAGTTGGTACAACAATTTGTCATAAAAGTGCTTGTAATCTAGTAAATCAAGAGTTAGTTGAGGTTGAAGCTGTGAAAAATGACCGTGTTTATCCCATTCACTGTTCCTCAATGTGCCGTCCAGGACCTAGGCTAATAGAAAGCTTGCCTATGTTATCCAATCTTATTAACAGTAAAGGTTAA
- a CDS encoding L-lactate MFS transporter: MNRWLVVLGAVIVQICVGSIYTWSLFNQPLMDKYGWLNNEVYLAYSIAIFVFALITIISGRLQDKIGPRKVSTIGILLYGGGIALSSTANSLIQLYFFYGIIAGAGVGFAYVCPLSTCLKWFPDKKGFITGITVGSFGLGSLAFKSIIEYFIENSGVSVTFLYLGAICTVLGLIGSQFLINPRNNTHRKEGFCENSNNFSVKQMLKTKSFYLLWMILLLGSLSGLMIIGLAKDIGTELAGLDASVAAGAVSVIAIFNAAGRILMGATSDKAGRIKVIRLLFLFIIISLIIMSFIELSYILFFTCVSSIAFSFGGIMAIFPAITSEYYGNKNLGANYGLVFQAYGMGALVGPMIISSIGEFQATFLIAAMLSILGGALTYVVTPPSPSLK; encoded by the coding sequence ATGAATCGGTGGCTTGTCGTATTAGGAGCTGTGATAGTTCAAATTTGTGTAGGAAGCATATATACATGGAGTTTATTTAATCAACCTTTAATGGATAAATATGGTTGGTTAAATAACGAGGTATATCTAGCATATTCAATTGCTATTTTTGTTTTTGCCTTGATAACTATTATTTCTGGTAGATTACAGGACAAGATAGGACCAAGAAAAGTTTCTACTATCGGTATTTTACTATATGGAGGAGGGATAGCTCTTTCCTCCACAGCCAATTCTCTTATTCAATTATATTTTTTTTATGGAATCATAGCAGGAGCTGGAGTTGGCTTTGCTTATGTCTGCCCATTATCCACATGCTTAAAATGGTTCCCCGATAAAAAAGGTTTTATAACAGGGATTACAGTGGGTTCCTTCGGATTAGGAAGCCTTGCTTTTAAATCAATAATTGAGTATTTTATTGAAAATAGCGGAGTTTCAGTAACTTTTTTATACCTAGGTGCCATTTGTACTGTTTTAGGACTTATAGGTTCTCAGTTTCTAATAAATCCGCGAAATAATACCCATAGAAAAGAGGGTTTTTGCGAAAATAGCAACAACTTTTCTGTTAAACAGATGCTGAAAACTAAATCGTTTTACTTGCTATGGATGATACTTCTTTTAGGAAGTTTAAGTGGGCTCATGATAATAGGTCTTGCCAAAGATATTGGCACTGAACTAGCAGGGTTAGATGCTTCTGTTGCTGCTGGAGCTGTTTCTGTAATAGCTATATTTAATGCAGCGGGTAGAATTCTAATGGGTGCAACTTCAGATAAAGCGGGGAGAATTAAGGTTATCAGGCTGCTTTTTTTATTTATCATAATCTCGTTAATTATAATGAGCTTTATTGAGCTTAGTTATATTCTTTTCTTTACTTGTGTTTCTAGTATAGCCTTCAGCTTTGGTGGCATCATGGCAATTTTCCCAGCGATAACAAGTGAGTATTACGGCAATAAAAATTTAGGCGCCAACTATGGCTTAGTGTTCCAAGCTTATGGAATGGGAGCTTTAGTTGGACCGATGATAATTTCAAGTATTGGAGAATTTCAAGCTACTTTTCTTATAGCTGCAATGCTTTCAATATTAGGTGGCGCTTTGACTTATGTTGTCACTCCTCCTAGTCCTAGCTTAAAGTAA
- the abc-f gene encoding ribosomal protection-like ABC-F family protein gives MSTIEIQNMSFYYSKFYKEIFKDVNLKLHSSWKLGLVGRNGRGKTTLLNLINNDLQPSTGKIKVPLNTEKFPFAYKENYTKTIDIVKENIANYHQLENIMTKCVNNWNKENSRLYGNVIEKYENLNGYSINSMIEREFNYIGLAPDTLYRDFKSLSGGEKQKALLVSLFLKKNSFLLIDEPTNHLDLKGRKNLSRYLSQKNGFIVVSHDRNFLDGCIDHVLSINKETIYLEKGNFSSWIYNKNIKEGFETRTKKNIEKQVKILEESANKNRRWSADKEKEKIGCRGNKGAIGSVAARLMKRSISIERRTNQMLKEKKNLLKNYETAKELYLSQSKLEEDLYIATKDLSFCYGDKKIIDKLNFKVFKGDRLWVKGKNGCGKTTLLKIISGDLKGTAGKIEKNSFLNISVGNQNLKWTQGSLNNLLIQSKISKNKFRNILSYFDLGEEYFDRPIETFSQGELKKIDITRALCTDNHLFIWDEPLNFMDILFRTQLEEAILKFKPTIIFVEHDETFGKSVANKILSLR, from the coding sequence ATGTCGACAATAGAAATTCAAAACATGTCATTCTATTATAGTAAATTTTATAAAGAGATTTTTAAAGATGTAAATTTGAAATTACATTCTAGTTGGAAGCTAGGGCTGGTTGGCAGAAACGGTAGAGGTAAGACGACTCTTTTAAACCTCATAAACAATGATTTACAGCCTTCCACTGGTAAAATCAAAGTACCACTTAATACTGAAAAATTCCCATTTGCATATAAGGAAAACTACACTAAAACTATAGATATAGTGAAAGAAAATATAGCAAACTATCATCAGCTAGAAAATATAATGACAAAATGCGTCAACAATTGGAACAAGGAAAATTCTAGACTTTACGGCAACGTTATAGAAAAATATGAAAATTTAAATGGATATAGTATAAATTCAATGATTGAAAGAGAGTTTAATTATATCGGCTTAGCTCCTGATACCTTGTATAGAGACTTTAAAAGTTTGTCAGGAGGAGAGAAACAAAAAGCATTGCTGGTGTCTTTGTTTTTGAAAAAAAATAGCTTTTTGTTAATTGATGAACCTACAAATCATTTAGATTTAAAGGGTAGAAAGAATCTATCTAGATATTTATCTCAAAAAAATGGTTTTATAGTAGTATCCCATGATAGAAATTTTTTAGATGGATGTATAGACCATGTGCTATCTATTAACAAAGAAACAATATATCTAGAAAAAGGTAACTTTTCATCTTGGATCTATAACAAAAATATCAAGGAAGGTTTTGAAACTCGCACTAAAAAAAACATCGAAAAACAGGTGAAAATCCTTGAAGAGTCTGCTAACAAAAATAGAAGATGGTCTGCAGATAAAGAGAAGGAGAAAATTGGCTGTAGAGGAAATAAAGGAGCTATTGGCTCTGTCGCTGCACGACTTATGAAAAGAAGTATAAGCATAGAGCGTCGAACAAACCAGATGCTAAAAGAGAAAAAAAACCTCCTTAAAAACTATGAAACTGCAAAAGAACTATATTTATCGCAAAGTAAACTAGAAGAAGATTTATATATTGCTACCAAAGATCTATCTTTTTGCTATGGTGATAAAAAAATTATAGATAAACTTAATTTTAAAGTCTTTAAAGGTGATAGGTTATGGGTTAAAGGCAAAAATGGTTGTGGAAAAACTACACTGCTAAAAATTATATCAGGTGATCTTAAAGGTACTGCAGGAAAAATAGAAAAAAACAGCTTCCTTAATATATCAGTTGGCAATCAAAACCTAAAATGGACACAAGGCTCTCTTAACAATCTTCTAATACAGTCTAAAATTAGTAAAAATAAATTTAGAAACATCTTATCTTATTTTGACTTAGGTGAAGAATACTTTGATAGACCAATAGAAACATTTAGTCAAGGTGAACTAAAAAAAATAGACATAACTAGAGCTCTTTGTACAGATAACCATCTTTTTATTTGGGATGAACCACTAAATTTCATGGACATATTATTTAGAACTCAGCTAGAAGAGGCAATCCTAAAATTCAAGCCTACTATCATCTTTGTTGAGCACGACGAAACTTTTGGTAAAAGTGTAGCAAATAAAATTCTCTCATTAAGATGA
- a CDS encoding precorrin-2 dehydrogenase/sirohydrochlorin ferrochelatase family protein yields the protein MKKYYPVMLNIEGRKCTVVGGGAVALRKIKNLLNYGAQVKVVSPKILTEIENMAGEGRITLKKRPYQDGDLDENFLVYVATDDYAVNQRCYIEAQRVGAILNVVDIPKFCDFLVPAIHREGNLTVAISTDGKSPMLAKKIKEQLKQHYGPEYGDILSILGEIRKKALLEIQEIDKRKALFFHLVYGITFEGDKIEYEKEMWNSYNFFKEKCITKNK from the coding sequence ATGAAAAAATATTATCCTGTGATGCTAAATATAGAAGGGAGAAAATGTACAGTAGTGGGAGGGGGGGCAGTTGCATTAAGGAAAATTAAAAATCTATTAAATTATGGAGCGCAAGTTAAAGTAGTAAGTCCAAAAATATTAACAGAAATAGAAAACATGGCTGGAGAAGGAAGAATAACACTTAAAAAAAGACCTTATCAAGATGGTGATTTAGATGAAAATTTTTTAGTGTATGTAGCAACAGATGATTATGCTGTCAATCAAAGATGTTATATAGAGGCCCAAAGAGTTGGAGCTATACTTAACGTTGTTGATATCCCCAAGTTTTGTGATTTCTTAGTTCCGGCAATACATAGGGAAGGAAACTTAACTGTAGCAATCTCAACAGATGGTAAAAGTCCTATGTTAGCTAAAAAAATTAAAGAACAACTGAAACAACATTATGGTCCGGAATATGGTGATATTTTGAGCATACTGGGAGAAATAAGAAAGAAAGCTCTGTTAGAAATACAAGAAATAGATAAAAGGAAAGCTTTATTTTTTCATCTTGTTTATGGGATTACTTTCGAGGGAGATAAGATTGAATATGAAAAAGAGATGTGGAATTCATATAATTTTTTTAAAGAAAAATGCATAACTAAAAATAAATAA
- the hemA gene encoding glutamyl-tRNA reductase has product MRIVVFGVTFKTSNIAVRERVAFNKSQIEEAYAYFRKTNFIEESVIISTCNRSEVYAVVKNPETAKEWFRDFFERYFNLRKRELTGSYFIKKEREAVNHIFRVSCGLDSLVLGEDQILGQVKDAFVYALENKHSKKILNRLFNEAVSFAKGAKTKTEISQKPLSISTIAVQQMEQTLGNIQGEKILVIGFGQMSRVSIENLLDKKAAIVFICNRTGKSVRKFQENHKKTVYIPYEERYNVINEVAAVLTATAANSHVLKKSQFSKEVINKNVCIIDIALPRDVDPDIGKIAGVSLYHMEQLKKVVHSNRKYREKCKDKIEEEIENIVDKYQDWYRCLPIFPTIAALKDYTHKLAEKELQILFNRYSTEVDNEKELIESVAKRITNKMWKRPILHMKNAGQKGEGEQVAAVFNDIFGLNGEAKDEKILSCDAKYRREKMYSSGRGGSCIKEN; this is encoded by the coding sequence ATGAGGATAGTTGTTTTTGGAGTAACCTTCAAAACCTCTAATATTGCAGTTAGAGAAAGAGTGGCATTTAATAAAAGTCAAATAGAAGAAGCCTATGCTTACTTTAGAAAAACAAATTTTATCGAAGAATCTGTAATTATATCTACATGCAATAGAAGCGAAGTATATGCAGTTGTTAAGAATCCCGAAACTGCAAAAGAGTGGTTTAGGGATTTTTTCGAAAGATATTTTAATTTAAGAAAAAGAGAGTTAACAGGAAGCTATTTTATAAAAAAAGAAAGAGAAGCAGTAAACCATATATTTAGAGTAAGCTGTGGTTTAGATTCTCTAGTACTTGGTGAAGACCAAATTTTAGGCCAAGTGAAGGATGCATTTGTGTATGCGCTGGAAAATAAGCACTCAAAAAAAATATTAAATAGGTTGTTTAACGAAGCAGTATCTTTTGCTAAAGGAGCAAAAACAAAAACAGAAATTTCCCAAAAGCCTTTATCTATCAGTACAATAGCAGTACAACAAATGGAACAGACTTTAGGAAATATTCAAGGTGAAAAGATTTTGGTCATAGGTTTTGGTCAAATGAGTAGGGTGTCTATAGAGAATTTGTTGGACAAAAAAGCTGCTATAGTTTTTATATGTAATAGGACCGGGAAATCTGTGAGAAAATTTCAAGAGAACCATAAAAAAACTGTATATATACCTTATGAAGAAAGATATAACGTGATTAACGAAGTTGCTGCTGTTTTAACTGCGACAGCAGCAAATAGCCATGTACTTAAAAAATCTCAATTTTCAAAAGAAGTTATAAATAAAAATGTATGTATTATTGATATAGCCCTTCCCAGGGATGTTGATCCTGATATTGGTAAAATAGCAGGTGTAAGCTTATACCATATGGAACAGTTGAAAAAGGTTGTACATTCAAATAGGAAATATCGAGAAAAATGCAAAGATAAGATTGAAGAGGAGATAGAAAATATCGTTGATAAGTACCAGGACTGGTATAGATGCCTTCCAATATTTCCAACAATAGCAGCTTTAAAAGATTATACCCACAAATTAGCAGAAAAAGAGTTGCAAATCTTGTTTAATAGATATTCTACTGAAGTTGATAATGAAAAAGAGTTAATTGAGTCAGTAGCAAAACGAATTACAAACAAAATGTGGAAAAGACCAATTTTGCATATGAAAAATGCTGGTCAAAAAGGAGAAGGGGAACAAGTTGCTGCTGTCTTTAATGATATTTTTGGTTTGAATGGGGAGGCAAAAGATGAAAAAATATTATCCTGTGATGCTAAATATAGAAGGGAGAAAATGTACAGTAGTGGGAGGGGGGGCAGTTGCATTAAGGAAAATTAA
- the nirJ1 gene encoding putative heme d1 biosynthesis radical SAM protein NirJ1, translated as MLSITKLLTDYSNYGDSLRYHNSAKKSFHGTREGFGPVVAWNITGTCNLSCVHCYMDSKKQKYDGELSYNEAEEFIQDLASFKVPVLLFSGGEPLMRNDFFKLLSLAKKLNIRPTVSTNGTLITQEVAKKLKNIDVGYVGISLDGMQEANDNFRQKKGAFEDALKGIENCVSVGQRVGLRFTMNRHNFKDLNLIFDLVENADINRICFYHLVYSGRGNTIKNQGLTHEETRQALDIIIERTLDFHRRGLNKEVLTVDNHADAIYLYLKLKMIDSNRAEEVYKLMKNNSGNRSGIAFANVDNYGNVHPDQFTQQYNLGNVKEKPFSEIWKNGSQPILSSLRNRKALLKGRCTQCQWLEVCNGNFRARAEAITGDFWQSDPGCYLTDCEIM; from the coding sequence TTGTTAAGCATAACAAAATTATTAACAGATTATAGTAATTACGGGGACTCTCTGCGATATCATAACAGTGCTAAAAAAAGCTTTCACGGAACAAGAGAAGGTTTCGGTCCTGTTGTGGCTTGGAATATAACCGGAACTTGTAACTTAAGTTGTGTCCATTGTTACATGGATTCAAAAAAGCAAAAATACGATGGCGAACTTTCCTATAATGAAGCTGAAGAATTCATTCAAGATTTGGCAAGCTTTAAAGTCCCTGTGCTTTTGTTTTCTGGTGGAGAACCATTAATGCGAAATGACTTTTTTAAGCTTTTGTCTTTAGCAAAAAAGCTAAATATTCGTCCTACAGTTTCTACTAATGGGACTTTAATAACCCAAGAGGTCGCTAAAAAACTTAAAAATATTGATGTAGGTTATGTCGGCATAAGCTTAGATGGTATGCAAGAGGCAAATGATAATTTCAGACAAAAAAAAGGAGCTTTTGAGGATGCACTAAAAGGGATTGAAAACTGTGTTTCTGTAGGTCAAAGGGTAGGGCTTAGGTTTACTATGAATCGCCATAACTTTAAAGATCTAAACCTGATTTTTGACCTTGTAGAGAATGCTGATATTAATCGCATCTGCTTCTATCACTTGGTGTATTCTGGACGGGGAAACACGATTAAAAACCAAGGTTTAACCCATGAAGAGACTCGTCAGGCCTTAGATATAATTATAGAACGTACTTTGGATTTTCACCGTAGGGGCCTTAATAAAGAAGTTCTGACAGTTGATAACCATGCCGATGCAATATACCTTTATTTAAAGCTTAAAATGATAGATTCTAACAGAGCCGAAGAAGTTTATAAGCTTATGAAAAATAATAGCGGAAACCGTTCCGGCATAGCCTTTGCAAATGTAGATAATTACGGAAATGTTCACCCCGATCAGTTTACACAACAGTATAACTTAGGCAACGTTAAAGAAAAACCATTTAGTGAGATATGGAAAAATGGCTCTCAACCTATTTTGTCAAGTTTGAGAAATAGAAAGGCTTTACTTAAAGGTCGCTGCACTCAATGTCAATGGCTAGAAGTTTGCAATGGAAACTTTAGAGCCAGAGCAGAGGCGATAACTGGAGACTTTTGGCAATCAGATCCGGGGTGCTATTTAACTGACTGTGAGATTATGTAA
- the nirJ2 gene encoding putative heme d1 biosynthesis radical SAM protein NirJ2 → MIISWNTTNQCNMYCDHCYRESGKKASEELNTKQGKTLIEEIKKAGFKIMIFSGGEPFLRNDIFELLIHAKRLGLRPVLGTNGTLIDLNTAKELKNIGVMGVGISLDSLNEEKHDNLRKFPGAWKKAIEGMENCKSIDLPFQTHTTVMGWNNHEVEKLTDFSLEIGAKAHHFFFLVPTGRAKNIEQESLRAREYDQVLTKIMKKQKDVDIELKPTCAPQFMRIAKELGLKPRYSRGCLAGISYCIIGPSGQVQPCAYLDRDLGNVKDTPFSEIWKENKILKELRTMDYTGGCGSCSFKRICGGCRARSAYYNNGDFMSEEPWCLSQRRKGY, encoded by the coding sequence TTGATTATTTCATGGAATACCACTAATCAATGTAATATGTATTGTGACCATTGTTATAGAGAATCCGGGAAAAAAGCTAGTGAGGAGTTAAATACTAAACAGGGAAAAACACTTATAGAGGAAATTAAAAAAGCTGGATTTAAAATCATGATTTTTAGTGGCGGAGAACCTTTTTTAAGAAATGATATTTTTGAACTATTAATCCATGCTAAAAGGCTAGGACTACGACCAGTTCTAGGAACTAATGGCACTCTTATCGATTTAAATACAGCAAAGGAGTTAAAAAACATCGGTGTTATGGGCGTAGGAATTAGCTTAGATAGCTTAAATGAGGAAAAGCATGATAATCTAAGGAAATTTCCAGGGGCCTGGAAAAAGGCAATTGAAGGTATGGAAAACTGTAAAAGCATAGACCTTCCTTTCCAAACCCATACAACTGTAATGGGCTGGAATAACCATGAGGTTGAAAAACTAACAGATTTTTCGTTAGAGATAGGGGCGAAAGCTCATCACTTTTTCTTTTTAGTACCTACTGGCAGGGCTAAAAATATAGAACAAGAATCCCTTCGTGCTAGAGAGTATGATCAGGTCCTTACCAAAATAATGAAAAAACAAAAAGATGTAGACATCGAGCTCAAACCGACCTGTGCTCCCCAGTTTATGCGCATTGCAAAAGAGTTAGGTCTTAAGCCACGCTACAGTCGCGGGTGCTTAGCAGGAATTTCATACTGTATAATAGGGCCTAGTGGACAAGTACAGCCCTGCGCCTATTTAGATCGAGATTTAGGCAATGTAAAGGATACTCCCTTCAGTGAAATCTGGAAAGAAAATAAAATATTAAAAGAGTTAAGAACTATGGACTATACTGGTGGGTGTGGTAGCTGCTCATTTAAAAGAATTTGCGGTGGATGTAGAGCTAGGTCTGCTTACTATAACAACGGTGATTTTATGTCAGAAGAACCTTGGTGTCTATCTCAGCGACGGAAGGGGTATTAG
- the ahbA gene encoding siroheme decarboxylase subunit alpha yields MDYKDKAILNIIQHNFPINNRPYLEIAAKLDLTEEEVLSRIGRLKNKGLIRRIGAIFDSKKLGYKSTLCALKTDNEHVEKVSNFVNSYPGVTHNYLRDHHFNIWFTLISSSDEEMERILIEIEKAPDVIDLINLPAKKLFKLNVNFQIKERE; encoded by the coding sequence GTGGATTATAAGGACAAAGCAATTTTAAATATCATCCAGCATAATTTTCCAATAAATAATAGACCTTACCTAGAAATTGCCGCTAAACTTGATTTAACGGAAGAAGAAGTTTTAAGTAGAATAGGACGTCTAAAAAATAAAGGGCTTATCAGACGTATAGGGGCAATTTTTGACTCTAAAAAGCTAGGGTATAAAAGTACCTTATGCGCCTTAAAAACTGATAATGAACATGTAGAAAAGGTTTCTAACTTTGTAAATAGTTATCCCGGAGTAACTCATAATTATTTAAGAGATCACCACTTCAATATTTGGTTTACGTTAATAAGCTCTTCAGATGAAGAAATGGAAAGGATTTTAATTGAAATTGAAAAAGCACCTGATGTAATAGATCTTATTAATCTTCCGGCTAAAAAACTTTTTAAGCTAAATGTTAATTTTCAAATCAAGGAGAGAGAATAA
- the ahbB gene encoding siroheme decarboxylase subunit beta, translating to MIISDLDKKIIRELQDDLPLSPHPFKDLAKKLNVPESFLLDKIQKYKKEGFIRRVGAAVKHRNIGYKANAMVVWKVESHLTEKVGAKIAKFSQVSHCYERPTLPQWHYNIFSMIHAKNKQECFAIAEKISKFVEVDKYQLLFSTKEFKKTSMKYFS from the coding sequence ATGATAATAAGTGATTTAGACAAAAAAATAATAAGGGAACTTCAAGATGATCTTCCCTTATCGCCCCACCCTTTTAAAGACCTTGCTAAAAAGCTTAACGTTCCTGAGTCATTTCTCCTAGACAAAATCCAAAAATATAAAAAAGAGGGCTTTATTAGAAGGGTAGGAGCTGCTGTTAAACATAGAAACATAGGATATAAAGCAAACGCTATGGTAGTTTGGAAAGTAGAATCTCATCTAACTGAGAAAGTAGGAGCTAAAATTGCAAAATTTAGCCAAGTATCGCACTGCTATGAAAGACCCACTCTGCCTCAATGGCATTACAACATATTTTCTATGATTCACGCCAAAAATAAGCAAGAATGCTTTGCTATTGCTGAAAAGATATCTAAATTTGTGGAGGTTGATAAATATCAACTACTATTTAGTACAAAAGAGTTCAAAAAAACTAGCATGAAATATTTCAGTTAG
- a CDS encoding phage holin family protein, with protein sequence MPEPSDLQIMIELLVDIMKDPMLLTFAGVWVLGYMLKEHTDLDNNLIPWIVVFSAALLSLVIIEFSIAGFIVGAVIGYIQIGLYEQTKATKEIYQMKKHK encoded by the coding sequence ATGCCAGAACCTTCAGACTTACAAATTATGATTGAACTTTTAGTAGATATTATGAAGGATCCAATGCTTCTAACTTTTGCTGGAGTATGGGTGTTAGGATATATGCTAAAGGAGCATACAGATTTAGACAATAACTTAATTCCATGGATTGTAGTATTTTCAGCTGCACTGCTTAGTCTTGTGATAATCGAATTTTCTATAGCAGGTTTTATTGTAGGTGCCGTAATTGGATATATACAGATAGGTTTATATGAACAAACAAAAGCAACTAAAGAAATTTATCAAATGAAAAAGCACAAATGA